GCATCCCTGAGGTTCTCCGAGCTGGAGCTCGGGGATGCTCTGAACGAGTTCATCGATGAGAATGCAGCATCTGGATGGCCTTATGATGTTCTTATAGTCATGGCAGATCTCCCCCTGCTCAGGGAGGAGGATGTGCTCGGAATGCTCCGGTCCCCGGGCGGCGTGGTGCTGGCCCCGGGCCGCGGGGGCGGTACCAACATGATCCTGATAAGGGACAGGAGGTTCAGGACTGTGTACCAGGGCATGAGCTTTGCGAGGCACCTGAGAGAGGCTGAGGAGCTGGGAATCGAGACGGGATACTACTATTCATACAGGGCAGGATGCGACATAGACGAGCCCGGGGATCTGATCGAGATAATGCTTCACAGCAACGGCGAGGCGAGGGCGCTGCTGGAGAGCTTCGGGCTCCGCATAATCGAGGGCGAGGGAAGAGCCAGGCTGAATCAGCTCCAGGCTGATGGGTAGCGCATGTGGGGGTCTGGGAT
This genomic stretch from Methanothrix sp. harbors:
- the cofC gene encoding 2-phospho-L-lactate guanylyltransferase, translated to MLRPVQCVVPFKSSGCKTRLSPVLSGEQRWLLAVAMLRDVLRALRSIGMVTVLARPGMSGDLIADLNASLRFSELELGDALNEFIDENAASGWPYDVLIVMADLPLLREEDVLGMLRSPGGVVLAPGRGGGTNMILIRDRRFRTVYQGMSFARHLREAEELGIETGYYYSYRAGCDIDEPGDLIEIMLHSNGEARALLESFGLRIIEGEGRARLNQLQADG